CAGTGGAGTTGGATGACAAGAGATTCCTACGGCTTCTGCTAAATCTACCAGCCAGTCAAAAGTTTCACCACTGTGGTCAGCCCAAACTTTAATCACTCGCTGGTCAGCTTTATATCCTGCCCATCTCATTAATTCCACAATTACTTCGTTTTTGTCGACTTTATCATTTCCGATTGACTTCTGTATTTTACTGCCAATGACACCGTATTCCATTCCACGGAAGTTAGCGGTATAACCTTTTTCTAGAACAACTACTTTTGCACCCGCCTGAGCTGCTGTAACAGCAGCACACATTCCTGCCATTCCTGCGCCAACTACAACGACATCTGCCGTAACCGTCTCTTTAATATCTTTTTCGGGAATCGGCGGAGGTGGTGCCTCAAAGCTGGCTTTTTCAGATATAGCTCCCGAAGCAGGGCTAGATGCCTGTGTATCCGTTTCATTTGCACAACCCGCCAATAAACCTCCGGAAGCCAAACCCACTGTGGCAAACACACCACCTTTCAAAAAGTCTCTTCGTGAGACGCCAGTCTGTAGTTTATTTTCCAATTTATTTTCAGAACTCATTATATTAGCTCCTTTCAATTTATTTTGTGAAATTATGCGCAATTGAAAAATTAAAAAAACAACGCACACCAAAATTCAATTTGCTTACGTAGACAATTTCCGACGAGTTCAGTATATCACGGACTATTAGATAAATGCTTCGGTTGTTTATACAAAATTACAGTCGCATAATTGTTTAATTCTACAAAGACAAATGGTCATGACACATGTATAATTTGTTCCGTAGACAATTTCCGACAAAAAATTTTTACTCAAAAATTATTAGTCTAACAACATTGTTTTAGAAGTTATTCTATACTGAAAAAAAGGAGGATAAAATATGGAAAGGGACAGTGGGCAACAAATAAATTTTTGGAAAAAGTCCTTCCAAAATAAGGTACTGCTATTGGTTCTTATCGCTCTAGCAGTTATTGTGATCGGAACGGGTGCAACTTTGAAGGCAAGCGACAAACCTGCTTTTTGTACTAACTGCCATATTATGAATACTTATTATAAATCATATAGTGAGAGCAATTTACTGGCCAATAAACATGCTAAAGCAGGTCTAGTTTGTCACGATTGTCACGAAACCTCAATTACAGCCAAGATAAATGAAGGTATTAAGTATATAACTAATGATTTTAAAACACCAATGAAGCAAAGACGATATTCTAAGGAATTATGTTTAAAATGCCATAATGATTTTGACAAAATAATAGAAAAAACGCAAAGTTTGGAAGAAGCTAATCCCCATGAATCACACTTTGGTAGTCAGGAATGCTATGAGTGTCATAGCATGCACAGGCAATCAAATGTAATGTGCTCCAGATGCCATCAATTCCCATGGTATAAAGACCTGGATTCCAGTTGGAAACAAAGCGGAAAATAAACCATAGTTATTGCTTCAAGTATAAAGTGCCTCCTGTGATTGGAAGAATGTTTACCATGACATTCATTCCCATCATAAGAGGCGCTTTTACTTATCGTGACGATTGTCATTTTACTTGACTTCTACTGTTTCCCGCAATCGCCGGGTCGGGAGATGTCCCAACTAAGAGTCCGGTAGCATCCCCTAATAAGGTATGGCTAAGAGATATTTTGTTTTACCTTCTGGCTACATTTACAAGGCTCAGCACCTCAACACTTACCGGAAAGCCCGCCCGGTAGAAAGTGCAGTCCAAATAAGAAAGACCCTACGCTTTCACGTAGAGTCTTTCATATATAGATCCGGCAACGACCTACTCTCCCAGGCGGTCCCCCGCCAAGTACCATCGGCGCTGAGAGGCTTAACTGCCGTGTTCGGGATCA
This DNA window, taken from Thermincola ferriacetica, encodes the following:
- a CDS encoding cytochrome c3, which encodes MERDSGQQINFWKKSFQNKVLLLVLIALAVIVIGTGATLKASDKPAFCTNCHIMNTYYKSYSESNLLANKHAKAGLVCHDCHETSITAKINEGIKYITNDFKTPMKQRRYSKELCLKCHNDFDKIIEKTQSLEEANPHESHFGSQECYECHSMHRQSNVMCSRCHQFPWYKDLDSSWKQSGK